One part of the Chloroflexota bacterium genome encodes these proteins:
- a CDS encoding restriction endonuclease: protein MGANIGLMDILFPIFDLVFDFWPVALVTSVLGARRHFLRVALAMWAFFGLMRAILLFNPTPIKQSLLIPEPQSTGWFLVVGAVLGLVQLGLIARDALRTPGGRFSHVATVDDLLKLSPRAFEEMVTELYRAYGHDAKRTGATGDHGVDVRVRAANGEKWVVQCKRWRTPVGEPIVRDFYGMMQHEKADKGAIIAIRGFTPQARDWAQGKPIILYDGNEFLKAWKRAVKPAEPKKTPSAPAKDAAGPSPAPTRAADPPLCPNRGVPMVLRVASRGEHQGKPFYGCPNYPRCREVVPIPDGADVSAE, encoded by the coding sequence TGCTCGGCGCGCGCAGACACTTCCTTCGCGTTGCCCTGGCGATGTGGGCATTCTTCGGGCTGATGCGCGCGATCCTTCTCTTCAATCCCACCCCCATCAAGCAGTCGCTCCTCATCCCCGAGCCGCAAAGCACGGGCTGGTTTCTTGTGGTCGGCGCCGTCTTGGGCCTCGTGCAGTTGGGCCTGATCGCGCGGGACGCATTGCGCACCCCAGGTGGAAGATTCAGCCACGTCGCAACGGTGGACGACCTTCTGAAACTGTCGCCCCGCGCGTTTGAGGAGATGGTAACCGAACTGTATCGGGCCTATGGGCACGACGCGAAGCGCACGGGGGCCACCGGCGATCACGGCGTGGATGTGCGAGTTCGCGCCGCGAACGGCGAGAAATGGGTGGTGCAGTGCAAACGCTGGCGCACGCCCGTGGGCGAGCCGATCGTCCGCGATTTCTACGGGATGATGCAACATGAGAAGGCGGACAAGGGGGCCATCATCGCCATTCGCGGATTTACCCCGCAGGCGCGGGATTGGGCCCAGGGCAAGCCCATCATCCTCTACGATGGGAACGAATTTCTGAAGGCGTGGAAGCGCGCCGTGAAACCGGCGGAACCCAAGAAGACGCCGTCCGCGCCCGCCAAAGACGCCGCCGGGCCATCGCCTGCCCCCACCCGCGCCGCCGACCCGCCGCTATGCCCGAACCGCGGCGTGCCCATGGTGCTTCGCGTCGCCTCAAGAGGGGAACACCAGGGCAAGCCTTTCTACGGCTGCCCCAACTACCCACGGTGCCGCGAGGTCGTGCCCATTCCGGACGGCGCGGATGTGTCCGCCGAGTAA